The sequence tctaagctggactattgtaattcactattagctggcttacccgcttgtgtaacaagatcattacagctgattcaaaatgctggagcacgcctggtcttcaatcagccaaagaggacacatgtaactcctctcctagttactctccattggctccctatagtagccagaattaaatttaaatctctcactttggcctataggacactaactagatctgctcctagttattttaatccaataatcaagccttacatccccaaccgcccactgcggtcttctggtgagcgtatgttgtgtcgaccagtcatgaaaactgggtctaattccagactcttttcttcagtggttccatgttggtggaatgaactgcccagtgctctccgttcttgtggtagttttgggtcgtttaagaggggtctaaagacattcctattcaacatatacttagttgtttaagcgcttatgtgttatggtttatataatgttgttatattttaattgggctgttaattaatttgacattattgtttattattgatattctccctaatgtagtcttagcatgtcattgtttttatattattgattgaattgacattattgttttattattgcctttccccttttttacattgctttttattaggctattgcttgaattgatattattgtgtactacaactattctccttactatatttgacctacattttaatctgttccctgttcaattttaaatattattatgttgttttgtatttatgtgtcgctttggacaaaggcgtctgctaaatccataaccataaccatactaTAACTACAACTACACATTTGCCTCTAGGCTACTACACAAGGGGAGTAGAgctcaatggtgttttatgcccccaacgtcatcttccaggcagcgctgccactgtcgacttaaaggcacattatcctaaccctaaccctaacccatgcctaaccctaaccctaaccctaacccatgcctaaccctaaccctaaccctaacccatgcctaaccatagcgctatccaggcagcactgccttgaagacaacgttgggggcataaaacaccaagaaataGGGAGTAGACAGAGTAGGAATATGGGGCCATGGATAAGAATAATAACACCatataatctgtactgcaattTTACCTGTACAGGCTGACAAAAAATGATGATAGTAACTCagtcaaagacagacagaatatttttaattttgaaTGAAAAAGAGTTAAAAGAAAGAAGACAATGAAATGTTGTCACTCTAGCAGTATTCAGTTACTCACTGTTCAGACTCATCAACCTTTTGTGATCAATATGTAAAGTAATTCCCAATTCCTGTGTATGGCTTTAACAGAGATTTCAGTACTGTATTTATTGACAAAAACTCAATTTAACTATGGCAGAAATTACTTCAACTTCCACCTCTTAAATTTCTATGTACGTTATGCCTTTTCCCATTTTGTTGAGACAAATATGACCACACAGCAGCCCAGGGTAAAGAGAACACgccacatacagcaaacactgGCAGCAGGAATAAATTAAACAAAATCTGCCCGTCGTGTCTAAAAGCCTCCAGAGGCCAACCTGCTGCATGAGCCGGCGAGTTCACGTGGGGCAGCGGACTCTCAAGACAACTTGGCAGCGCTCTGTCCTCGTAAACGGCAGTGACGGACACACAGACGGCAGGCTTGGGGGCACTCATGCTGAGCCACTGCAACCTTAACCACCCAATCGCATTGCGGTTCCTCTGCTACTGGATGTGGACCTAATCGCCTGGGTGATCTGATGGGAACGGAGGAGGCCATATCAGGACGTTAGGCGAACAGCTCTCATGCCCTGATAAAATGCACTGGGTTTCTTCACATACACAAGGCGGATCCTATTCATCAGCATGAGGGGATTTAGTAATGCAATACAAGAACTCAATGTCTCTGTTGTTTCTCTTGTTTGTTCAGACTTCTGCACTCATCTGCTAAGTCCCAAACATTTGCAGCCAATCAAGTAGCATTGACTTCACCAGGCGAGAGAATCTAGCTCACACGCTACACTGCACATTTGGCCATTTGTGCAGAGCGCTCGCTTGTATGCTCGTGTAAGACATCATCTGTCACACTCACATCATGAATATGAGGTACTTCAGAGGCAGCCAATCTACTTCACTGACTGCACGAGTCTACACTCTTACCCCGTGTGCTGTATTTATTGCCTTCCCCATATGTAGCAGGCCAAAAACACTGCCTTTGGTCTACACAACTTATTCATGAGCTGCACACCTAAGAGCAGCCACTTTCTGTAGATCACTGTAACGTTGGGATGCAAGGGCTGAGGAAGGCAGCATGATTGCAGCATGTAGGCCCATAACAGTGCTCTCTGATTGCAACACCAGTAAGCTGTGAGCAGTCACATGGAAAAAACATTACCCAGTTAATTCATTGTAAGCTAAGCCTGCCCCCAAACACCacatctttctctcacacacacacacacattagtggtGAGTGGGCAGTAGGGTGAGACCAGGGCATGGGCCATTGAATCAGTGGCAACACATCACGCCTCAGCATGGAAGAAGTGATGCAATTGGTAACATGGTAGGTACTTGTGTGATAAATACTTGGAATATAATAAATAGCATTGTTATTAGATTATAGAATAGATACATTAGGTTGTGCCTTTTGTGATTATAGCACCAACAATATGACAGTGATGTGTAACACGATGATTAACCACAATAGTTTGCTAACCTCAATAGTAGGCCAGTTTTTACATCACCATTCCAAAGGCTACAAACACATAACATATAGACTACCAGAGATACTATATGATTGTTATAGTTATTTTTTCGTAAAGGACTTTTCATGTGTTCCATGCACTGTACAGTGTttccccatacattgacttatttgtggcggcccaccacaacactgaccaccacacaatgatttgccatgttgtaggctactatttaaATGGGATGGAATTAGTTTATagtagagctatgtgcacctttgcacagcctctccttgtctctcaacAATCTACATGcacgtttaaagaaaacattaacaatcctgcaattgttggctaaattgtgcttaaatctgcatcataaccacgctgcgctaatttgttaaaaactgttgcattcaagttaattctacaaacctaccaccacaaatagaattcaattctatgggaaacactgctgtagCTTACATAAATATATTAAGATTACATTTTCTGACTATATTTGTATGGAAATGGTTCCAAGTACCCTACGTCTGAAAACAGACAGCCAGATAAGACAGCCTATTTCAAAGAGGGAAAAGTAATTTGCAGTCTAAAGGCTGTTTTCCAGTCAAATGTGACATCCTGTTAATCAATTTTAACTCATGAAAAATAGAATGAAATAAATAGTCCctaagccatgacgtagcgttgtcaaggcagcgatatcactggatctaaacaaatcaatctaccatTAGAAATGACCATagtggtggctttcttaatatatttcaatcattttacaacgtttcttagacgttagtatattttttttacactgtaggaatcacatattacaacatatattcataccaacacaatcaaattcgtgactacagagttttattttagcatgggtttcctccttaaaagagacctgcataacttcacagcatgcgtttaaaatccttaaattcacggacgtgttttggctttatttttttggcaaaaaacgtcactcttaacagccgccagtctttgagaagacgtgaaatatccactggaattttgtttcttactattacacctgccagggaatccgtgttatgtggctaagttgctgcctagcaggtatagcacgtttaaatggctatagcctacatttaaaacaatttattagctagaaatgatgccacatgtctacattcaatgctatttaagccacttcgaaagtttgtttagatccagtgattctgccttcatggaaacgctacgtcacacttcgggAATCCATTCACTTGAGCCTAAATAAAAGATTAGGCTAGATCTTGGCTTCTCAAAGTTTCCATAGCAACAGCTTATATCCATTACGTATTTTTGGCAGAAGAACTTTGGACCAAGTGCAGTTTCTTAAAAATCCTGCAGAGCAACACAATAGTACATCATTGTATAATTCAAAAACTATATAATTACAAAACCATTACAATGAAACACGAGGGATGCAGATGCGCCAGTCACGCCGGATGTAAAGATGCCTTTTGGACAATCCATTAAAAACAGCAAACAAAACAGGAAACGTTAAGCTATAGTAAGATGGCTCTTTGGGACCAATATCCGTTAAAAAGGGGataaaatgacaaaaacatCAATTAAGTGCTTCCAGATAAGACTGTGGGTACATCAAAGGACTGATCAAACCACGAGTCTTGGAGGAcccattctttctttctgcccACATACGTTATGAGTCATTTAGCAAAGACTGGAgtgaaatgaaaacagaaaggggggggataggcctacattagttGTTCTCCTGAGGGAACACAAAACAGACAGCTGGCTTTGATCCTAACCTTATGTATGCCACGGACACACTTCAATATCTCAAGTACCTTTTAACCAGGATTTCAATTTCGTTGTGAGCAAACAActtctctgcctctttctcgctctcaccATATTTAGACATGTTTACATGCAAGTAGGCTACAGCAAGTCTGGGGTATGAAAGCTCAAGTAATCATGAAACACTGTTGTATCCATAGCTGTGATTTATGACTGACCACTGCCCTCTAGTGGTTGGAGATATGGATAAAGGAACCAGCTAAAAGGAAGACACTTGCTAATTCAACTGAACTATACCCTTTAGATTTGAAATGCACATCTAAAAACATTACTGACATAGCTCTGACCAAGACTGGTCAAGTTTCTAGACTAATATAATTACGAAGCAGGGCACACTGAAAGATATTCCATAGCCTCATGACCTGGGTTCTGGGACTAGGAAGCTGCACTTAGTGCTTTGAGTAGCCAATCGAACCCCAAAGTCTTCGCtgataacctcctcccgaccaggtttggttaaCAGCATAAGATGCTGAACACCATGGTGAtacagcgacactaaaacagagccactttcgtgtcacagcttggaacgcaacatacctcgctaacccactaatcgagctTCGCATATATACCCCTTAGGTCCCACATTCACTAAACACACTGCGTTTACAGACCACTGACCCCCAGCCCAAAAGCATGACTTCGGAAGAGTTTAAGCATAAGAGGTCCAGAGTAAATAATATTTAGAGATCGGCTTAGTGATTCTGAAGTCAATAAACAATCAAATTAGTGGTTTAGCAAATCTGGTTATAGATTCTCTCATCAACCAATGAAATTACTCCACTCCCAACCGTGCATCTGACATAATGCATTGATTACACAGAATAATTACAGTGCACTGAATTAGAAACACAGAGCGCCGCTGTTTAgtaccgggattagtgtgtgcttcacctcactatgtgttcactgttgatgcaggcagctcactgcgccacgattagtgtgtgcttcacctcactgtgtgttcactgtgtgctgaatgtgtttcactaattcacagattgggataaatgcagagaccaaatttccctcacgggatcaaaagagtttatACTTATACAAGATTACACCTTTAAACTAGGATAAATAGAGCATTAATTACAGTAGAACGATAAAATAAACAGCTGAATGAACTTTAATGTTGAACAAAAGTTTAATAAATGCAATACATCATTGAGCCATCCCAAGTACAGTTACTGTCTAATGAAGTATGGAAGGTGAACTGTGAGGGGAAACTTGATTTATTGCTTTAACTGATCAATGAACTTAAAAGATGGGATGAGCCACTAAAAAGATCCATTGCCTTTTGTTACTCCTGCAAATACACTCAAATCCAAACATACATgtggacacgcacacgcacacacacacacacacacacacacacacacacacacacacagaaatgggtTAGCATCCCTGAAAGGCATTCTACGGGCTCTCATTAAAAAGGATTtaagaataaaaaaagaatcaaGCACAACCTGTGTTTTATAAAAATAGTctcttgttctttttttttaataatttctTGTCATGATCTATCAGATCACATCCAGTGAAAAGTTTGGGTTCACTCTGGTCAGGACTTTGACTCCTCAAAAATGcacttttctctcttcctctccagccATTATAAAACCCTACCTCAACCCCTCTCCAACAGACTGGCCCAGCACAGATAAGTGCCCAACACCATCCCGCCCCTAATTTAAAAAGGCTTCGTTTACAGATACCCAACAGAATCGACAGTTCCTTTTTTTCTCACTTCCATCTCCCCGCTGAGCAAAGCTCATCAGCTTTCCTGCTTGTCCCTGACCAGCAGCACGGTGTGCTGCCCCCCGCTGGACACTGACAGAACTGTGCGGCCCTCCAGCTGTTTGCCCGTCATCTCCACTGGGCTCCACTCGTCGTCCTCTTCCCCCGTGCCCAGCTGCAGGTTGGTGCCCATGCCCCAGGCGAACACAGACCCTGATggacccacagacacacaatatgGATCATTGCCTTCAATCGCTAAATGTCAAGGAGCTCAAAAGCCCATCAAAAAACACCCCTCAATCCTGAGGCAATCTGCTGATTGGCTGGATTTGGTTATAGCTTGGTCCAAACCATGCCGTTAGGTTTTCTATATACAGTGGCAGGAGTATCTACGAACACAGGAGGCTTTTTGAGTGCAAACACTCAAAGTGGACAGCAAAGGAATCATGAGAGTCAATTTGTTTCATTTAGGGGTGCACAGATCCTATATCGGCCCCCGATATGAACAAAATAGCTGGATCGGGGATCGGAAAAATACAGATTCATAAGCCGATCCAAATTTACTTCAACTTCAAAGACTGAGCCATGACACACACCAGCCAATTGCCACTAAATAGACCTTTTGCCTGGGGTTTGTCATTACATCATTATCTTTACAGTCTGCCAGTCATTATATTTCTGGTTTTCATTATTTTATTAACCACCATTTGTCATTGATAAATTACGATCTTCATGAGTTTTTGTTGCATTTTTAGGCAACACGTTTAATGCGTGACTGTCAACACAAAATACTCAAACCAAACACATTATAATTTTCATCGCTTATCTGTAAGCCAAGGAATCGGTATTGAGACTGAAAAAGTCAGATTGATGAACCCCTAGTTTCATTTGATAAAAAGTGTGAATGTTGAATCATAGGACTGCATCTTTAAGAGCATCTAGCTGTAAAATTGAAGTTGCTCTTTGGGGTGAGTGGGGGGTGGGATCTACCTGGGAAGGTTGTAGGTAGCAGTGAGGGAAAGAATGTTTAAGTCAGGCCTGATGGGTATCGACCGATACATAAAGCCCAGGAATCGGTATCGAGACTGAAAAAGTTGGATCAATGAATCCCTAGTTTCATTTGATAAAAAGTGTGAATGTTGAATCATAGGaatcggaatgacaaaaaaaacaaacaaaaaaaaaacagcaaaaagcACATAGTTAGATCATTTGTTTGGCAAGTAAGACTCAATATTTCATAACTGTGCAATCAAATGTAGTGAATATGATTCAGTTGTCAGACATGAACGGTATGAAAATGTGTAAGTATTTCCTAATAGAACAGGGATGGAATGCTCACTTTGGCAGGGTATTAACAGAGTTTTCAATACAATTGTATTGACATGGTACCAACACGTGTCTCTTTCAAATGACAGAAGTCTAACAAAAAGTCTAACAAAAGTCTAACTTGCTAAAAGTCTGCACCCTAAATTGGACAGATTCAAGACTGAATAGGGCAAATTGCAAAGAGCAAGCAGCCAAAGCTGGGCACAGCCCAGACGCTCACCTTGTTTGGTGACTGCATAGCTGACGGAGGCTCCACAGGCAACCACCTGGGCTCCATCGATACCTGGCACAGGTGTGGGCTCGTTTTTCTCCTCCGCCCCCTCGCCTAGACCCAGACGGCCGTACTCCGCTCTGCCCAGGCTGTACACCTTGCCTGGTGGGGGACCACAAGAGACACAGCTTGAATTAGTTTGGCCTGATACAGGCAAGGAGTTTGATTTTCTGATAGAGCCTGATTTTTATTTTGcccggtaggcctaggctttataattaaagagaagaaagaaagtctTTGTTTTAGTGCTGGGTGACAATCTACACTGGTTTACCGTTCTTGGAATCTAAAAAGTATGGATGTTTACAGATTGCTTGCATGTATATCAGTATTGTATTTGCATCAGGCATACTCACACCGTGCCAGAGCACTCACAATAGGTACCGTGCCAGAGCACTATTGTTAGCGGgggtgaggagaggggggaCAATCACATTGCACTTATCCATCCATAAAGAGCACGGTTGAGACaaagcactctagaatctttgcttgaGAGTGTCTTATTACCATAACAACCTTGTACTCAAGGAGTTAACAGAACAGTTGTGTTTATCACATCATAATCCATGTTCTGCACTCAGGTATATTTGCAATCATACTAAATGTGTACCGTGCCCGAGTCCAACAGAACCATGACCAAGTCCACTTCTTCTAGCAGGCCGAGACATGGATCAGCGTCCTGTGCCTGGGCACGGTACGGAGCGACCACACTAGTCAATGAACTAGCCTTTAGGGGACAAGTGTACAGGGGCACAGTATAGACGGCATAGTGTGACTACGCCCTAAGTAGAACAGcagcctgtacacatctgaaacattttgacatttaagattcaagtgaaattcaaaacacaaatacatgaAAAATAGGTTTCCTTTTCTGGAAACCTGGCTCCGGTCTGATTTCTCCAACACCGTGCAAGGTGCAGTCTTTGAAGATCAAACGTTGTTTAGTCTATTTGGAAAGTAAAAGATGCTATAGCTCATAGTACCATCAGATCAACTGGCCAGCAGCTCATAAATATCAAGGTTGCCATGTATTTGGAAGAACTTAGGAATTTTATGTGCGCTATGAACTATGTGGAGAATGTTATTTACTTCAGCCAAAACTCTTGGACAGAAGATGCACTTGTAAATTACCTTCAGAATCCATGCAGACCGTGTGATGCTGTCCACCTGAGAAGCCAACCCAGGAGGTGGTGGAGTTCTTGAAGGACGTCAGCTTCACAGGTGTGAAACACACGTTTGTGCTTTGGGTTCCTAACACACACGGCAACAAGAAAACTATGTATTGTAcaggtactgtatgtatatttacatttgaaaaaaaaaaaaaaggaaaaaaaaaaaaaagtatatgtATAGTATAATTAGCATGTTTATGTCATCATTGTTATTAACAATAATTGTCACTACATCCCTATGACGTTAAGTTAGActattcggtaacactttacttgacgggtgagttcataacacgttcatagcagctgtcataaactgcacataaagcattcatgactttcatgagacatgactcaacattcatatcaaacctttcatgaatgtggtagacagaacgacaaaaatgtgtcaaaataaaagtccaacaattgcaaagcagcattgccgtttttgttccaaagctcttacctgatcacgtcacatctgagtcaattgtttcataaaaatgtatttgttttatgataccttcgcagatgatttctcatcttttgctactgggaatgtccaaccgttccaggttacacaaatacgggtcagctgaatgtaggctagtttacctcccagtgttaaattcagtgattatgaatacttcacaacttgtatagtaaagtgacattcgatgtagacttcataagatattcatgaaatatttacaaaggctggagagaaaaacagcaatgctgctttgtgattgttggacttttattttgacaagttgtcattgttctgtcttccacattcataaaaggtttggtatgaatgtttcATGAGACACGACTCAGTCATGAAtgttttatgtgcagtttatgacagctgctatgaatgtgttatgaactcacccatcaagtaaagtgttaccgactaTTCTGCTGTCAAGTTGGCATGAATTAACAAAGACAAAGACGTGAGATCTGAGAAGGCAGACTGCTTCAAGTTACCTAGCTGATGGTAGTTTGAGAGGCCAAAGCCGTAGACGTGGCCATCTTTCGACAAGGCGAAGGTGAAATAGGCACCACAGAACGCGTCGATGAAGCGTGTCTTTCCCCGAGAGTTCACCAGGACCAGCTGGGGTGAAAGCaacctcactacacacacacacaaaattggcATGTAATTTGCACTGGAATGCCCGAACCTTTTGACTACAAGGATATGGAAATCATTTATAAAAGTATGTATGGAAATGTGGGAGTATTGTGAGCGACTGTGTGCGTCACACACGGCTACGTACACAGTCCCAGTCTGCCTCCCCGATTGGCGAAGCACTCGGCCACTCTTCCCAGCTGGCCCTGCTCCGCACACCCTGAGGAGTACAGGTCTCCGGCCTTAGTCAACATCACCAGGTGATCGCTACCTAGCCACACACGGGCAGAGAGGATGGCAAAGGAGTTACAACCACAAACGGGTAGAGATGATGGCACAGGAGTTACAACCACAAACGGGTAGAGATGATGGCACAGGAGTTACAATTACACACAGATTTAACATCTTTATCATTACGACACAGTATCGGGTTGTTTACTATTGTGCACCTACAAACACATAAGCATTGGGAAAGTGAAGACACTTCAgagttacagaaaaaaaaacacttaatacATTTGCAAATCATTTCATAACTGGCAAAATTATATTTAGTATGACAAAATAACAGATCTCACCTGATACAATTTTCACCACTGGCTCTTTAATGGGCATTTTCACAGGGATGGCAGACTTTTGCATGGGTTCCAGCAGTCCAATGACTCCATTGTTATCCTAGAATAAAACCAGTCAATCAGTACCTACTAAATACAGCAAATACATCCACATCTAGTTGCTATATACAGTGTCTGGGGGCTACTAGGATATAGCATTCAGCTGCTAAATTGTCTAGTGATCTAACATAACACAGGTtaagagagagtgtaagagtgtgtgtgtgtatttccttGGTCTGAATCACTGACCCTGAAGGAGCCCCAGACGTAGACGGTGCCCTGCTCGGTGAGGGCGGCGGTGTGGCTGTCCCCAGCTGACACAAGCACCACGCGCTCTTCCAGCTCCACCTTGCTGGGCGACATCTCCGAGCCCTCCTCGGACGTGTTGCGGCCCAGCGCGCCCTCGTCGTTACAGCCAAACGTGTAGACCTGCAACACAGGGTGGGAAGAAAACACTGACATGAACCCTGAAattacacaacaacaacaaccacattacatttatatagtgcttttcTCGATATTCAAAGCGCATCACATggatggggggacctcactagtaaccaccaccaatgtgtagcacccacagCTCAACACCTCAGATTGTGACCTACTCTAACTATCCAAGAAGTCATGCAAAACACAGGAATTCCAACAGCAACAGAACCATGTGcttcagcagctgcagcagagtTCAATTCTGCTGTGAGAGTGGCTCAGCATTAACGTTTCCATCCATTAAAGACCTCAAAGAGGATGGAAGGAAACTGAACACGATGCATAGCTTGTACTGCTGTGACATGCAATGTGCCA is a genomic window of Alosa sapidissima isolate fAloSap1 chromosome 10, fAloSap1.pri, whole genome shotgun sequence containing:
- the rcc1 gene encoding regulator of chromosome condensation, with amino-acid sequence MPGRKPAKRKSDVPTPSKQTKKVKGTTITPEEGEALLVQHRSHGKEKGLVLVLGQGDVGQLGLGEDVMERKKPALVNLPEGVVQAVAGGMHTVCLGESGKVYTFGCNDEGALGRNTSEEGSEMSPSKVELEERVVLVSAGDSHTAALTEQGTVYVWGSFRDNNGVIGLLEPMQKSAIPVKMPIKEPVVKIVSGSDHLVMLTKAGDLYSSGCAEQGQLGRVAECFANRGGRLGLLRLLSPQLVLVNSRGKTRFIDAFCGAYFTFALSKDGHVYGFGLSNYHQLGTQSTNVCFTPVKLTSFKNSTTSWVGFSGGQHHTVCMDSEGKVYSLGRAEYGRLGLGEGAEEKNEPTPVPGIDGAQVVACGASVSYAVTKQGSVFAWGMGTNLQLGTGEEDDEWSPVEMTGKQLEGRTVLSVSSGGQHTVLLVRDKQES